The Stenotrophomonas maltophilia genome includes a region encoding these proteins:
- a CDS encoding MATE family efflux transporter translates to MAKAPLDLTSGPIGRNLLLFSLPILAGNIAQSLNGSVNAVWVGRFLGEAALTATANANNIMFFLIGSVFGFGMASTILIGQAIGARDIPQARRVVGTSATFFIGLSVIIAIVGWFMAHPLLAAMGTPAASLPLAEAYLQIIFLAMPTLYAFAFLTAALRGAGDSRTPFRFLMVSVALDIVLNPVLIFGMGPFPALGIAGSAWATLVAQTLSLAGLLLYMRHKRHTLWLGRADMRLFKLDLTILKALVLKGVPMGLQMVLISLSVILLMTMVNQYGTDTAAGYGASLQLWNYLQMPAMAIGAACSSMAAQNVGAQRWDRVRGTARQGVLFNFLLTGALILPLVLFDRQLLALFLPPASQALDIARHLNHVVIGSFLFFGVSFVISGVVRSTGAVIPPLLILAGSLWGVRVPFAELLQPYWGADAIWWSFPVSSLVSMLLSLAYYRWGGWRKAKMISKPSHAEELATPSEIPACPPSPVADPDAAPLR, encoded by the coding sequence ATGGCCAAGGCGCCGCTTGACCTGACCTCCGGCCCGATCGGCCGCAATCTCCTGTTGTTTTCCCTGCCGATCCTGGCCGGCAACATCGCGCAGTCGCTGAACGGTTCGGTGAATGCGGTCTGGGTCGGGCGCTTCCTCGGCGAGGCGGCACTGACCGCCACCGCGAACGCCAACAACATCATGTTCTTCCTGATCGGCTCGGTGTTCGGCTTCGGCATGGCCTCGACCATCCTGATCGGCCAGGCGATCGGCGCGCGCGACATCCCACAGGCGCGGCGCGTGGTGGGTACCAGCGCCACCTTCTTCATCGGCCTGTCGGTGATCATCGCCATCGTCGGCTGGTTCATGGCCCATCCGCTGCTGGCGGCGATGGGCACGCCGGCCGCCTCGCTGCCATTGGCCGAGGCCTACCTGCAGATCATCTTCCTGGCGATGCCGACGCTGTATGCGTTCGCCTTCCTCACCGCCGCGCTGCGCGGTGCCGGTGACTCGCGCACGCCGTTCCGTTTCCTGATGGTGTCGGTGGCACTGGACATCGTGCTGAACCCGGTTCTGATCTTCGGCATGGGGCCGTTCCCCGCGCTGGGCATCGCCGGCTCGGCCTGGGCCACGCTCGTCGCGCAGACGCTGTCGCTGGCCGGCCTGCTGCTGTACATGCGGCACAAGCGCCACACGTTGTGGCTGGGCCGCGCCGACATGCGCCTGTTCAAGCTCGACCTGACCATCCTGAAAGCGTTGGTGCTCAAGGGCGTGCCGATGGGCCTGCAGATGGTGCTGATCTCGCTGTCGGTGATCCTGCTGATGACCATGGTCAACCAGTACGGCACCGACACCGCCGCCGGTTACGGCGCTTCCCTGCAGCTGTGGAACTACCTGCAGATGCCGGCGATGGCGATCGGCGCGGCGTGCTCTTCGATGGCGGCGCAGAACGTCGGTGCACAGCGCTGGGACCGCGTACGCGGCACCGCACGCCAGGGCGTGCTGTTCAATTTCCTGCTGACCGGCGCGCTGATCCTGCCGCTGGTGCTGTTCGATCGCCAGCTGCTGGCCCTGTTCCTGCCGCCGGCCAGCCAGGCGCTGGACATTGCCCGTCACCTCAACCACGTAGTGATCGGCTCGTTCCTGTTCTTCGGCGTCAGCTTCGTGATCTCCGGCGTGGTGCGCTCCACCGGTGCGGTGATCCCGCCGCTGCTGATCCTGGCTGGTTCGCTGTGGGGCGTTCGCGTGCCGTTCGCCGAGCTGCTGCAGCCGTACTGGGGCGCCGATGCGATCTGGTGGAGTTTCCCGGTCAGCTCGCTGGTGTCGATGCTGCTGTCGCTGGCGTACTACCGCTGGGGCGGCTGGCGCAAGGCGAAGATGATCAGCAAGCCCTCGCACGCCGAGGAACTGGCCACGCCGTCGGAAATTCCGGCCTGCCCGCCGTCGCCGGTGGCCGACCCGGATGCCGCACCGCTGCGGTAG
- the trmD gene encoding tRNA (guanosine(37)-N1)-methyltransferase TrmD — MRFDVITLFPEFLAQSAGLGVVGRAQEKGLFSLHGWNPRDYAEGNYRRVDDRPFGGGPGMVMLIEPLQACLQAIRDADPTPARVIYLSPQGAPLTQAKVRELAALPRMVLLCGRYEGIDERFLEANVDEEISLGDYVLSGGELGAAVIIDAVARLQDGALNDAESAAQDSFEGDLGLLDCPHYSQPAQHPLGDVPDVLRSGNHAAIAAWRRQQSLVRTAQRRPDLLDEQALGKADRTLLEQGRQAQKQKADP, encoded by the coding sequence ATGCGTTTCGACGTCATCACCCTGTTCCCCGAGTTCCTCGCCCAGTCCGCCGGACTGGGCGTGGTCGGGCGCGCGCAGGAGAAGGGGTTGTTCAGCCTGCATGGCTGGAATCCCCGTGATTACGCCGAAGGCAACTACCGCCGGGTGGACGACCGTCCATTCGGTGGCGGCCCGGGCATGGTGATGCTGATCGAGCCGTTGCAGGCCTGCCTGCAGGCGATCCGCGATGCTGATCCGACCCCGGCGCGGGTGATCTACCTCAGCCCGCAGGGGGCGCCGTTGACCCAGGCCAAGGTGCGGGAACTGGCGGCATTGCCGCGCATGGTTCTGCTCTGTGGCCGCTACGAGGGCATCGACGAGCGTTTCCTGGAAGCCAATGTCGACGAGGAAATCTCCCTCGGCGACTACGTGCTGTCGGGTGGCGAGCTGGGTGCCGCGGTCATCATCGACGCCGTGGCCCGCCTGCAGGACGGGGCCCTGAATGACGCTGAATCAGCGGCCCAGGACAGCTTCGAAGGTGATCTGGGCCTGCTCGACTGTCCGCACTACAGCCAGCCGGCCCAGCACCCTCTGGGCGACGTGCCGGACGTGCTGCGCTCAGGCAACCATGCGGCCATCGCCGCGTGGCGCCGCCAGCAGTCGCTGGTCCGTACCGCCCAGCGGCGCCCGGACCTGCTGGATGAACAGGCGCTGGGCAAGGCCGACCGCACGCTGCTGGAACAGGGCCGTCAGGCCCAGAAGCAGAAGGCCGACCCCTAG
- a CDS encoding DUF6404 family protein produces MNDINPRYPAVIQSALRFLDGKGLARVQSAPLLHRLLWCMGIALPPPILAGFGTNALVQGLLFGLFWTALMWLMLWQGSERPLALLLAAGLLAGALFGVVMAGLMRSLRRHRKLPEWRQFRAGQAD; encoded by the coding sequence ATGAACGACATCAACCCGCGCTATCCCGCCGTGATCCAGTCGGCGTTGCGCTTCCTCGACGGCAAGGGGCTGGCGCGTGTGCAGTCGGCGCCGTTGCTGCATCGCCTGCTGTGGTGCATGGGCATCGCACTGCCACCGCCAATCCTGGCCGGCTTCGGTACCAATGCGCTGGTGCAGGGCCTGTTGTTCGGGCTGTTCTGGACCGCACTGATGTGGCTGATGCTGTGGCAGGGCAGCGAGCGTCCGCTGGCCTTGCTGCTGGCGGCCGGCCTGTTGGCTGGTGCGCTGTTCGGCGTGGTGATGGCCGGCTTGATGCGCTCGCTGCGCCGTCACCGCAAATTGCCGGAGTGGCGCCAGTTCCGCGCGGGGCAGGCGGACTGA
- a CDS encoding DUF1801 domain-containing protein: MATHAPNPADAGTPAAELIDARIAELGDWRGEALARVRALIHEALPDVQETWKWRGTPVWEHNGILCTGETYKQAVKLTFANGATLADPKGLFNASLEGNTRRAIDIHEGAMPDAAAFKALMRAAAMFNAAKKKR, from the coding sequence ATGGCCACGCATGCACCCAACCCGGCTGATGCCGGAACCCCGGCCGCCGAACTGATCGATGCGCGCATCGCCGAACTGGGCGACTGGCGTGGCGAAGCGCTGGCACGCGTGCGTGCGTTGATCCATGAGGCGCTGCCCGACGTGCAGGAAACCTGGAAATGGCGGGGTACACCGGTGTGGGAGCACAACGGCATCCTGTGCACCGGCGAGACCTACAAGCAGGCGGTGAAGCTGACGTTTGCCAATGGCGCGACGCTGGCCGACCCCAAAGGCCTGTTCAACGCCAGCCTGGAGGGCAACACGCGGCGCGCGATCGATATCCATGAAGGCGCGATGCCGGATGCCGCCGCGTTCAAGGCGTTGATGCGCGCGGCGGCCATGTTCAACGCGGCGAAGAAGAAGCGGTAG
- the rplS gene encoding 50S ribosomal protein L19: protein MSKLNKSIVAEFESAQITRELPKFSQGDTVVVNVKVKEGSRERVQAYEGVVIATKNAGLNSSFTVRKISHGYGVERVFQTHSAIIDSVEVKRRGKVRAGKLYYLRGLEGKAARIKEDLAAAAAAKAARLAEKA, encoded by the coding sequence ATGAGCAAGCTGAACAAGTCCATCGTCGCGGAATTTGAATCCGCCCAGATCACCCGTGAACTGCCGAAGTTCAGCCAGGGCGACACCGTTGTCGTCAACGTGAAGGTGAAGGAAGGCAGCCGCGAGCGCGTGCAGGCCTACGAAGGCGTCGTCATCGCCACCAAGAACGCCGGCCTGAACTCCTCGTTCACCGTGCGCAAGATCTCGCACGGCTACGGCGTCGAGCGCGTGTTCCAGACCCACAGCGCCATCATCGACTCGGTCGAAGTGAAGCGTCGTGGTAAGGTCCGCGCCGGCAAGCTGTACTACCTGCGTGGCCTGGAAGGCAAGGCTGCCCGCATCAAGGAAGACCTGGCTGCCGCTGCTGCCGCCAAGGCTGCCCGTCTGGCCGAAAAGGCCTGA